In Cellvibrio polysaccharolyticus, a genomic segment contains:
- a CDS encoding EAL domain-containing response regulator, producing MNLTTTIRLLILDNSRTEAERLISMLHNAGCPNRAQHVDSEEILVKLLQEQPWDLLIANDQTTNVSPSAALKQIRRLNKDVPVILLNDDESPSAVVDGLKLGAADVIRLDDDQHLLLVIQRELANHEARQSKRSADRRFKEAERRSQQLLDSSRDAIAYVQDGLYLYANESFAELFGYAEKDDIDCMPIMDMVADKDQETLRHFLKDFTLKGVDTEQTQLEFQGLKQDGSATRIQLEVSHVTYDEEPCIQFLARARATAPADNEALEARIKELKWQDAATGLYNRQYAMELLEKTIEHISDQDHLSLIYVDIDQFAERIQNSVGVAQGDRVLADLAKLLQQHAKPEDTLARFSDSAFALITANINVDDAVARATKIHKAIEQRIIDIDGKTLQVSASIGISLINENSTSIGTVIEQALSAMEKARSEGGNRALLFEPDISGDHSSEKEIIAAVQHALDNDRFRLLFQPIISLRGSAEEYYEVFLRMVNEKNEEISPSRFLDSAASIGATGKIDRWVILESFKMLSQHRGKGNKTRLIINLSKQSLCDETLLPWLGVAFKAAKLPPDAMVFQVHEADITDHLNAAKAFTAGLQKLKTGFSISNFGCSLNPFNTLKHVPADLIKVDGSFTLDIQNNNANPETLIKLIEQIHEENKITIVPFVENASVLSTLWQAGAHYIQGFYLQEPTGSMSYDFNMES from the coding sequence ATGAATCTGACAACCACTATTCGTCTGTTGATTCTCGATAATTCCCGTACCGAGGCCGAGCGCCTGATCAGCATGCTGCACAATGCAGGCTGTCCGAACCGCGCGCAACATGTCGATAGTGAAGAAATTCTGGTCAAGCTGTTACAGGAACAACCCTGGGATTTACTGATCGCCAATGACCAGACCACCAATGTCAGCCCATCCGCCGCGCTTAAACAAATCCGCCGCCTCAACAAAGATGTACCGGTCATTTTATTAAATGACGACGAATCTCCTTCAGCGGTGGTTGATGGCTTGAAGCTGGGCGCCGCCGATGTTATCCGCCTGGACGATGACCAGCACTTGCTGCTGGTGATTCAACGCGAACTGGCCAACCATGAAGCGCGCCAAAGCAAACGCAGTGCCGATCGCCGCTTCAAGGAAGCCGAGCGCCGCAGCCAGCAACTGCTCGACAGCTCCCGCGATGCCATTGCCTATGTGCAGGATGGCCTTTACTTATACGCCAACGAATCCTTTGCCGAACTTTTCGGTTACGCCGAAAAAGACGATATCGACTGCATGCCGATTATGGATATGGTCGCCGATAAGGATCAGGAAACGCTGCGGCATTTTCTCAAGGATTTCACTCTCAAGGGCGTGGATACCGAACAAACCCAGCTGGAATTTCAGGGCCTGAAGCAGGATGGCTCGGCAACGCGCATCCAGCTGGAAGTTTCTCATGTCACTTATGACGAAGAACCCTGCATCCAATTTCTTGCCCGCGCCCGCGCTACCGCACCGGCTGATAACGAAGCGCTTGAAGCTCGTATTAAAGAATTGAAATGGCAGGACGCGGCAACCGGTTTGTATAACCGCCAATACGCTATGGAGTTACTGGAAAAAACCATTGAGCATATTAGCGACCAGGATCATCTCAGCCTTATTTACGTTGACATCGACCAGTTTGCCGAGCGTATTCAAAATTCCGTTGGCGTTGCGCAGGGTGATCGCGTACTGGCAGATCTTGCCAAACTCTTGCAACAACACGCCAAACCGGAAGACACCCTGGCTCGCTTCAGTGACTCGGCTTTTGCCCTGATCACCGCCAATATCAATGTCGATGATGCCGTTGCCCGGGCCACAAAAATTCACAAAGCCATTGAACAGCGCATTATTGATATTGATGGCAAAACCTTGCAGGTGAGCGCCAGCATTGGCATCTCGCTGATCAATGAAAACTCTACCAGCATCGGAACCGTTATTGAGCAAGCGCTGAGCGCCATGGAGAAAGCGCGCAGCGAAGGCGGTAACCGCGCGCTGCTGTTTGAACCGGATATTTCCGGCGATCACTCTTCAGAAAAAGAAATAATTGCGGCGGTACAACACGCACTGGATAACGACCGCTTCCGCCTGCTGTTCCAGCCGATTATCAGCCTGCGCGGTTCGGCAGAGGAGTACTACGAAGTCTTTTTGCGGATGGTGAATGAGAAAAACGAGGAAATTTCTCCCAGTCGTTTTCTCGATAGCGCCGCCAGTATTGGTGCCACCGGCAAGATTGATCGCTGGGTGATTCTCGAATCCTTCAAGATGCTCTCGCAACACCGCGGCAAAGGCAATAAAACCCGTTTGATTATCAATTTGAGCAAACAATCGCTGTGCGATGAAACGCTGCTGCCGTGGCTTGGCGTGGCATTTAAAGCAGCAAAATTGCCGCCCGATGCGATGGTTTTTCAGGTGCACGAAGCGGACATTACCGACCACCTTAACGCCGCCAAAGCCTTTACCGCCGGGCTGCAAAAACTGAAAACCGGTTTTTCAATCAGCAATTTCGGCTGCTCGCTGAATCCTTTTAATACCCTGAAACATGTGCCCGCCGATCTGATCAAGGTCGATGGCTCCTTTACTCTGGATATTCAGAACAACAACGCCAACCCGGAAACCCTGATCAAGCTGATCGAACAGATTCACGAAGAAAACAAAATCACTATCGTGCCTTTTGTGGAAAACGCCAGCGTACTGTCCACCTTGTGGCAGGCCGGCGCCCATTACATTCAGGGTTTCTATCTGCAAGAACCGACCGGCAGCATGAGTTACGATTTCAATATGGAGTCCTGA
- the murU gene encoding N-acetylmuramate alpha-1-phosphate uridylyltransferase MurU → MILAAGLGQRMRPLTDHLPKPLLPVAGKPLLQYHLENLQAAGIRELVINLAYLGDQIRQFVGDGSRWGLNVAYSEESEPLETGGGLLYALPLLGEQPILLINGDVWSDIAIAELSSRVPEEASAGHLVLVPNPSFHPAGDFFLPQDGALITPQGVAERRFTFAGISIISPSLIANYPQRRRKFPLVEVLRLAIEQGQLTGEVYRGGWSDVGTPERLQQLESALQAQSRGQDSILKS, encoded by the coding sequence ATGATTCTCGCTGCCGGCCTTGGCCAGCGTATGCGCCCACTCACCGATCACTTGCCAAAACCGCTGCTTCCGGTAGCCGGTAAACCCCTGTTGCAATATCACCTGGAGAATTTGCAGGCCGCCGGTATTCGCGAGCTGGTGATTAACCTTGCCTACCTCGGCGACCAGATCCGGCAATTTGTTGGTGATGGCAGCCGTTGGGGTTTAAACGTGGCCTATTCGGAAGAAAGCGAGCCGCTGGAAACTGGCGGTGGCCTGTTATATGCGCTGCCGCTATTGGGCGAGCAGCCGATATTGCTGATTAATGGCGATGTCTGGAGCGATATCGCTATCGCGGAATTATCTTCCCGTGTGCCGGAAGAGGCGAGTGCGGGTCATCTGGTGCTGGTGCCCAACCCATCGTTTCACCCGGCGGGTGATTTCTTTCTTCCGCAAGACGGGGCGTTAATCACGCCGCAAGGTGTGGCAGAGCGGCGTTTCACCTTTGCCGGTATCAGCATTATTTCGCCGTCATTAATTGCCAACTATCCGCAGCGGCGTCGCAAATTTCCATTGGTTGAGGTGCTGCGGTTGGCTATCGAACAGGGGCAATTGACCGGTGAGGTATATCGCGGCGGGTGGAGTGATGTGGGAACGCCGGAGCGCCTGCAACAACTTGAAAGTGCGTTGCAGGCCCAGTCCCGGGGTCAGGACTCCATATTGAAATCGTAA
- a CDS encoding aminoglycoside phosphotransferase family protein: protein MTLAGASHLRTPRFSALLDWCQQHFLPDLNATQLEPLGEEAGFRRYYRVSVAGRNWLVVDANPATEDTPQFVRVAAYLRENNIHTPAIQAVDPALGFLVVEDFGDNLLYRQFQIEPSLATANGIYGEALTALLALQQCPDQPDFIPRYDQPLLRRELEIFTEWFVGALLQKPLSAREQDMLQALFHRLESSALEQPQVLVHRDYHSRNLISCNDGTIGVIDFQGALWGPCTYDPVSLLRDCYVHWPDEAVNQWAAGYGRVMMAAGIIPAVDEATWLRWFDWMGLQRHIKVLGIFARVHLRDGKSHFLADLPRVIRYVTGVAGRYAELDDFSLWFEQQLMPLIRQQAWYLPEEDVFR, encoded by the coding sequence ATGACCCTTGCCGGCGCTTCTCACCTGCGCACTCCCCGCTTTAGCGCGCTGCTGGACTGGTGCCAGCAGCATTTTTTACCGGATCTGAATGCCACACAACTCGAACCGCTGGGAGAAGAAGCCGGTTTCCGCCGCTACTACCGGGTCAGTGTCGCAGGCCGCAACTGGCTGGTTGTCGACGCCAATCCGGCTACCGAAGATACGCCACAGTTTGTACGTGTAGCCGCTTACCTGCGTGAAAATAATATCCATACCCCCGCTATTCAGGCGGTTGATCCTGCCCTCGGTTTTCTGGTGGTAGAGGACTTTGGTGATAACTTGCTCTACCGACAGTTTCAAATTGAGCCATCGCTGGCAACCGCCAATGGTATTTACGGTGAAGCACTGACCGCACTACTGGCATTGCAGCAATGTCCGGATCAACCGGATTTTATCCCCCGTTACGATCAACCTTTGCTGCGGCGCGAGCTGGAAATTTTCACCGAGTGGTTTGTCGGGGCTTTATTGCAAAAGCCTCTCTCTGCCCGTGAGCAGGACATGTTGCAGGCTCTTTTTCATCGGCTGGAAAGCAGTGCGCTGGAGCAGCCTCAGGTGCTGGTGCACCGCGACTACCATTCCCGCAATCTCATCAGCTGCAACGATGGCACCATCGGTGTGATCGATTTTCAGGGTGCTTTGTGGGGGCCGTGTACCTATGACCCGGTATCGTTGTTGCGCGACTGTTATGTGCACTGGCCAGACGAGGCGGTTAATCAATGGGCGGCAGGGTACGGACGGGTGATGATGGCGGCGGGGATTATTCCCGCGGTGGACGAGGCAACCTGGTTGCGCTGGTTTGACTGGATGGGCTTGCAACGTCATATCAAAGTGCTGGGTATTTTCGCTCGCGTGCATCTGCGTGATGGCAAATCCCATTTCCTCGCTGACCTGCCACGAGTGATCCGTTATGTCACCGGCGTTGCCGGGCGTTACGCCGAGCTGGATGATTTTTCGCTCTGGTTTGAGCAGCAGCTCATGCCGCTGATTCGCCAGCAAGCCTGGTACTTGCCTGAAGAGGATGTCTTTCGTTGA
- a CDS encoding LPS-assembly protein LptD has protein sequence MVDASPGNLLRSSKPARQILRRGQPVPVKPLAFVIAASICSLLPLHAIASACSNPETARDSGLDWVPVDQLTAAQRAAMPNACCGAYIAPLRTDADANAAPEMTALRATADSSDAQLQSRIAMQGNVSITQGYRSIRADNATYSPETRDASISGNIQLREPGMLLKADEARVDLDQGNSTLEGTEFVLYQSRVRGIADKLEKFGDRLIRLENSRFTSCEPGSNLWSVAGSEIKIRPDEHYGTARHMRLNIFDVPVLYSPYMRFPVGDERLTGFLFPSISFDRKTGIDDIEVPFYWNIAPNYDMTLMPRYMSEHGVVLNVEGRHLSNHFESLANVSYMADDKGNYDARTRQKIEQGLKEDHTGEERWMLNFNQLGGRGERWGTRIDYTDLSDNDYLLDLNRSSIDSNRQASVTQRMDADYRTDNWLFGAKVEEIRLLTNSNLPYRELPRVNADGRYRFGNFQLELDNEYARFDRNSFYRGNRTTLITGERFRSDYQLSWNKNMVWGFFKPAVAWRTLGYQLEDESLVNPDRDAPSLHAPQASIDMGLYFERDKNWFGQSFTQTLEPRVFYLYSDHANHDDLYNLTSDNRYVNFDTSQLTFTYSQLFRDTRFAGGDRLDDANQVSVGLSSAWIEQKTGVERLRMSVGQILYIDDRRVSIFSRDTDQPENYAQTSPIAARLSGQFGKSVRLNSDLVYDHRENHVDSASVTMRYMDDQYRILNLGYRYRRDPIMASPLNPNPVATEPQNQLDASVIWPVVGQWSVIARTNYDFEYQVELDTFAGLEYNDCCYRIRLMARRWLDFDYSANFLQRVTSSDYDRGVFVDIQLKGLGNISERVSNLMDKAIVNYSRRENALR, from the coding sequence ATGGTTGATGCTTCACCCGGTAACCTGTTGCGCTCATCCAAGCCTGCCCGCCAGATTTTACGCCGGGGTCAACCTGTGCCTGTGAAGCCGCTGGCGTTTGTCATCGCGGCGTCCATTTGCTCGCTGCTGCCACTGCATGCCATCGCCAGCGCTTGCAGCAATCCCGAAACAGCGCGCGACAGTGGCCTGGATTGGGTGCCCGTCGATCAGCTTACCGCCGCACAACGCGCCGCCATGCCCAATGCCTGTTGTGGTGCCTATATCGCGCCGCTGCGGACGGATGCAGACGCCAACGCCGCTCCGGAAATGACTGCTCTGCGCGCCACCGCCGACAGCTCCGACGCCCAGCTGCAGTCCCGCATTGCCATGCAGGGGAACGTCAGCATTACCCAGGGTTATCGCTCCATCCGTGCCGACAACGCTACCTACTCGCCCGAAACCCGCGACGCCAGCATCAGCGGCAACATTCAGTTGCGCGAGCCAGGCATGCTGTTGAAGGCAGACGAAGCCAGAGTAGATCTGGACCAGGGCAATTCCACCCTCGAAGGCACGGAGTTTGTGCTCTACCAAAGCCGGGTGCGTGGCATCGCAGACAAGCTGGAAAAATTTGGCGACCGGCTGATTCGCCTCGAAAACAGCCGTTTTACCAGCTGTGAGCCCGGTAGCAACTTATGGTCGGTGGCCGGTTCGGAAATCAAAATCCGCCCGGATGAGCATTACGGCACCGCCCGTCATATGCGACTGAACATCTTCGATGTTCCGGTACTTTACTCGCCTTACATGCGCTTCCCGGTGGGTGATGAACGCCTCACCGGCTTCCTGTTCCCGTCCATATCTTTTGATCGTAAAACAGGCATTGACGATATCGAGGTGCCTTTTTACTGGAACATCGCACCCAACTACGACATGACACTGATGCCGCGCTACATGAGCGAGCATGGCGTGGTGTTGAATGTTGAAGGTCGCCACCTTTCAAATCACTTTGAAAGTCTGGCCAATGTCAGCTACATGGCGGACGACAAAGGAAATTATGATGCCCGCACCCGGCAGAAAATAGAGCAAGGTCTGAAAGAGGATCACACTGGCGAAGAGCGCTGGATGCTGAACTTCAACCAGCTGGGTGGTCGTGGTGAACGATGGGGAACGCGGATTGACTACACCGACCTCAGCGATAATGATTACTTACTGGATCTCAACCGCAGCTCCATTGACTCCAACCGGCAGGCTTCCGTCACCCAGCGCATGGATGCCGACTATCGCACCGACAACTGGCTTTTTGGCGCGAAAGTTGAAGAGATTCGCCTGCTAACCAACTCGAACCTGCCCTACCGCGAACTGCCTCGTGTCAATGCCGATGGCCGCTACCGTTTTGGTAACTTCCAGCTCGAATTGGACAATGAATACGCTCGCTTTGACCGCAACAGTTTCTATCGCGGTAACCGGACGACGCTTATTACCGGTGAACGTTTCCGCTCGGACTACCAGTTGAGCTGGAATAAAAACATGGTGTGGGGCTTTTTCAAACCTGCGGTGGCATGGCGAACCCTGGGCTACCAACTTGAAGATGAATCCCTGGTCAACCCGGATCGTGACGCGCCATCCTTGCACGCGCCACAAGCCAGTATTGATATGGGCCTGTATTTTGAGCGTGACAAAAACTGGTTTGGCCAGAGTTTTACGCAGACCCTGGAACCGAGAGTTTTCTATCTTTATAGCGACCATGCCAACCACGATGATCTCTATAACCTGACCAGTGACAATCGCTATGTCAACTTCGACACCAGCCAGCTGACCTTTACCTACAGCCAGTTGTTTCGTGACACCCGGTTTGCCGGTGGCGACCGCCTCGACGATGCCAATCAGGTATCCGTCGGGCTTTCTTCTGCCTGGATTGAGCAGAAAACCGGTGTTGAGCGCCTGCGCATGAGCGTTGGCCAGATTTTGTATATCGATGATCGTCGGGTGAGCATTTTTAGCCGCGATACCGACCAGCCGGAAAATTACGCGCAAACCTCTCCCATCGCGGCCCGACTTAGCGGCCAGTTTGGCAAAAGCGTTCGGCTTAACAGTGATCTGGTTTACGATCACCGCGAAAACCACGTGGACAGCGCCAGCGTGACCATGCGCTACATGGATGATCAATACCGCATTCTTAACCTGGGTTATCGCTATCGACGCGATCCTATTATGGCCAGCCCGCTCAACCCGAACCCGGTTGCCACCGAGCCACAAAACCAGCTGGATGCATCCGTCATCTGGCCAGTGGTCGGTCAGTGGAGCGTTATCGCCCGTACCAACTACGACTTTGAATATCAGGTGGAACTCGACACCTTCGCCGGACTCGAATACAACGATTGTTGCTACCGCATCCGGCTAATGGCGCGTCGCTGGCTCGACTTCGACTACAGCGCCAATTTTCTGCAACGTGTGACCAGCAGCGATTATGATCGCGGCGTGTTCGTGGATATCCAGCTGAAAGGTCTCGGCAATATCAGCGAACGCGTCAGCAACCTGATGGACAAGGCTATCGTCAACTACAGTCGGCGCGAAAACGCCTTACGCTAA
- a CDS encoding peptidylprolyl isomerase, protein MMIKNPLKSRAHLLASALLGSLLLMGMQAAQAQTVMLDRVVAIVDDDLVLESELNNRTLTVVERLQAQYGQLPPQEVLQRQILEQLVVERVQLQLAKRYDIDPGEAEVDQAIQRIMQSNGITLAELEADLRREGMSLDALRKQIKTDLTINQLQQGVVNSRIRVTDQEIDNFLASTDGKFATSPDYRLGHILIAVSGGADPDMVSASEKEAQDIYQQLQSGADFSQMAISHSNDQSALQGGDIGWRKLAQLPELFSRQLVDLPVGGVSKPFRSGAGFHIIKNMEQRGGGEQLVEQTKARHILVKTSEIMDDQQARNKLLALRTRIENGEDFATLARENSEDTGSMLSGGDLGWAMPGMFVPIFEETMANSSIGQISEPFKSQFGWHILQVQERRSEDMSNQMKRNQAANLIRSRRFDEEFQMWLTQIREEAYVEVKI, encoded by the coding sequence ATGATGATAAAAAATCCGCTCAAATCCCGTGCTCACCTGCTGGCTTCAGCACTGCTGGGTAGCCTGCTGCTAATGGGCATGCAAGCAGCCCAGGCACAAACCGTGATGCTCGACCGGGTCGTAGCGATTGTTGATGACGATCTGGTGCTCGAAAGCGAACTGAACAACCGTACGCTCACTGTTGTAGAGCGGCTGCAAGCCCAATACGGACAACTCCCTCCACAAGAAGTACTGCAGCGTCAAATCCTCGAGCAGCTTGTTGTAGAGCGGGTGCAACTCCAATTGGCCAAGCGTTACGATATTGATCCGGGCGAGGCGGAAGTTGACCAGGCCATCCAACGTATTATGCAATCCAACGGCATTACCCTGGCGGAGCTGGAAGCCGATCTGCGCCGAGAAGGCATGAGCCTTGACGCGCTGCGCAAGCAAATCAAAACCGACCTGACCATCAACCAGCTGCAACAGGGCGTGGTCAACAGCCGCATCCGTGTCACCGATCAGGAAATTGATAACTTTCTTGCCTCTACCGACGGCAAATTTGCGACCTCGCCGGATTATCGTCTCGGCCATATTCTGATTGCCGTTTCCGGCGGTGCCGATCCGGACATGGTCAGCGCCTCGGAAAAAGAAGCGCAGGATATCTACCAACAACTGCAAAGCGGTGCTGACTTTTCGCAAATGGCCATCAGCCATTCCAACGATCAAAGCGCGCTTCAGGGCGGTGATATTGGCTGGCGCAAACTCGCCCAGCTGCCCGAGCTGTTCAGCCGTCAACTGGTCGATTTGCCGGTAGGTGGTGTATCCAAACCTTTCCGCAGTGGTGCCGGTTTTCATATCATCAAAAATATGGAGCAGCGCGGTGGTGGTGAGCAACTGGTTGAGCAAACCAAAGCCCGCCACATTCTGGTGAAAACGTCCGAAATCATGGATGACCAGCAAGCCCGTAACAAACTGCTGGCGCTGAGAACGCGCATCGAAAATGGCGAAGACTTTGCCACGCTGGCTCGCGAAAACTCCGAAGACACCGGCTCCATGCTGTCAGGCGGTGATCTGGGTTGGGCAATGCCCGGCATGTTTGTTCCCATCTTTGAAGAGACCATGGCGAACAGCAGTATCGGCCAAATCAGTGAGCCCTTCAAAAGCCAGTTTGGCTGGCACATCCTGCAAGTGCAGGAGCGCCGCAGCGAAGACATGAGCAACCAGATGAAACGCAACCAGGCCGCCAACCTGATTCGCTCACGCCGCTTTGATGAGGAATTCCAAATGTGGTTGACGCAAATCCGCGAAGAAGCCTACGTAGAAGTTAAAATTTGA
- the pdxA gene encoding 4-hydroxythreonine-4-phosphate dehydrogenase PdxA codes for MNTPCFRLALTPGEPAGIGPDLAILLAQQAQDHEIVAIADRQLLEERAALLKLPVRFREINLADAPRPLAAGELAILPIALTTAAEPGKLNKANAGYILKTLDAAIAGCQSGAFAALVTGPVHKGVINEAGIPFSGHTEYLAEHTGTDKVVMMLATEGLRVALATTHLPLKDVAAAINSTELEQVIRILHSDMQQQFGIANPRILVCGLNPHAGEGGHMGREEIDIIEPLLDRLRLEGMLLEGPLPADTLFTPKYLDHADAVLAMYHDQGLPVLKYKGFGQAVNITLGLPIIRTSVDHGTALDLAATGKANPGSLHTALAYALNMAQARHLSFTR; via the coding sequence ATGAATACACCCTGCTTTCGACTTGCATTAACACCGGGCGAGCCGGCCGGCATTGGCCCCGACCTGGCCATTTTGTTGGCTCAGCAGGCGCAGGATCATGAAATTGTAGCCATTGCTGATCGGCAGCTATTAGAAGAGCGCGCTGCGCTGCTCAAGCTGCCGGTTCGCTTTCGGGAAATTAATCTTGCGGACGCGCCCCGCCCGCTGGCAGCTGGTGAATTGGCCATTTTGCCCATTGCACTCACCACCGCGGCAGAGCCTGGAAAATTAAATAAAGCCAATGCCGGCTACATTTTGAAAACGCTGGATGCGGCCATTGCCGGCTGCCAAAGTGGTGCCTTTGCGGCACTGGTCACCGGGCCGGTGCACAAAGGCGTGATCAACGAAGCCGGCATTCCTTTCAGCGGACATACGGAATATCTGGCAGAGCACACCGGTACCGACAAAGTCGTGATGATGCTCGCCACCGAAGGCCTGCGCGTTGCGCTAGCCACCACCCATTTGCCGCTTAAAGACGTTGCTGCTGCCATTAACAGCACGGAGCTTGAGCAGGTTATACGGATTTTACACAGCGATATGCAGCAGCAATTCGGTATCGCCAACCCGCGGATTCTGGTCTGCGGCCTGAACCCGCACGCTGGCGAAGGTGGCCACATGGGTCGCGAGGAAATTGACATCATCGAACCGCTGCTGGATCGCTTGCGCCTGGAGGGGATGTTACTCGAAGGCCCTTTGCCCGCCGATACGCTGTTCACCCCCAAATACCTCGACCACGCCGATGCGGTGCTGGCGATGTATCATGATCAGGGTTTGCCGGTATTAAAATACAAAGGTTTTGGCCAGGCCGTGAATATCACGCTGGGTTTACCGATTATTCGCACCTCGGTCGACCATGGCACTGCGCTCGATCTCGCCGCAACAGGCAAAGCAAATCCCGGCAGCCTTCATACGGCACTGGCGTATGCTTTAAACATGGCGCAGGCTCGTCATTTATCTTTTACACGCTAA
- the rsmA gene encoding 16S rRNA (adenine(1518)-N(6)/adenine(1519)-N(6))-dimethyltransferase RsmA, producing MKNQGNAESSHRARKRFGQNFLIDQGIIRDIVRAIHPRNSDHLVEIGPGKGAITEQLAAQCDHLSVIELDRDLVPWLKVKFEKHPGFQLFQADALAFDFAQLITDDTPLRIVGNLPYNISTPLIFHLLSYAGKVQDMHFMLQKEVVKRMAALPGESAYGRLGIMVQYFCEVEALFEVPPTSFDPAPKVDSAIVRLTPYKTLPYPAKNLKVFEKLVNLSFQQRRKTLRNSLKNALSTEVIASLPVDTGVRAETLSLETFVTLSNLLSEEHFSGATPKSEAN from the coding sequence ATGAAAAACCAAGGTAACGCAGAGTCCTCTCATCGCGCCCGCAAACGCTTCGGTCAAAACTTTCTTATTGATCAGGGCATTATCCGCGATATCGTCCGCGCTATTCACCCTCGCAATAGCGACCACCTGGTAGAAATTGGCCCGGGCAAAGGCGCTATTACTGAACAGCTGGCGGCGCAGTGCGATCACCTGAGCGTGATTGAGCTGGACCGGGATCTGGTACCCTGGCTGAAAGTAAAATTTGAAAAACATCCAGGCTTTCAATTGTTCCAGGCCGATGCCCTGGCTTTTGATTTTGCGCAACTGATTACTGACGACACACCGCTGCGTATTGTTGGCAACCTGCCTTACAACATTTCCACACCGTTGATTTTTCACTTGCTAAGTTACGCCGGCAAAGTGCAGGACATGCATTTTATGCTGCAAAAAGAAGTGGTAAAACGCATGGCGGCACTACCGGGCGAAAGCGCCTACGGCCGCCTCGGTATTATGGTGCAATATTTTTGCGAGGTGGAAGCGCTGTTCGAAGTGCCGCCAACCTCGTTTGACCCGGCACCCAAAGTCGATTCAGCCATCGTCCGGCTTACGCCCTACAAAACCTTGCCCTACCCGGCTAAAAATCTCAAAGTGTTTGAAAAGCTGGTCAATCTGTCTTTTCAACAGCGCCGCAAAACCCTGCGCAATTCACTAAAAAACGCATTGTCCACCGAGGTGATTGCAAGTCTGCCGGTCGACACCGGCGTCCGGGCTGAAACCTTATCCCTGGAAACGTTTGTCACCTTGAGCAACCTGCTTAGCGAAGAACATTTTTCGGGCGCCACGCCAAAAAGTGAAGCCAACTGA
- the apaG gene encoding Co2+/Mg2+ efflux protein ApaG, with amino-acid sequence MNSTVSVDIKTTFINTRTQPEQQRYVYAYTITITNHGEETAQLISRHWKIRDEKNNVQEVQGMGVVGEQPSIQAGDSYTYTSGVILETTTGMMEGTYQMRKDNGEMFDVAIPLFALVPPYAMH; translated from the coding sequence ATGAATTCAACCGTTTCTGTCGATATTAAAACTACCTTTATAAATACCCGTACGCAGCCGGAACAGCAGCGTTACGTGTACGCTTACACCATCACCATTACCAATCACGGAGAGGAGACGGCACAACTCATTAGCCGTCACTGGAAAATTCGCGATGAAAAAAACAACGTGCAGGAAGTTCAGGGGATGGGCGTTGTCGGTGAGCAACCTTCCATCCAGGCGGGCGACAGCTATACCTATACCAGCGGTGTCATTCTGGAAACTACCACCGGCATGATGGAAGGCACCTACCAGATGCGAAAAGATAATGGCGAAATGTTTGATGTAGCCATCCCCTTGTTCGCGCTGGTGCCACCTTACGCAATGCACTAA